Proteins found in one Fundidesulfovibrio terrae genomic segment:
- a CDS encoding histidine kinase dimerization/phosphoacceptor domain -containing protein, translating into MGILFSVLWTSFVYYLYKNALDSDERNVNDNALIEARIAYEKDITYRRWAAQLGGVYVEITDSLQPNPYLDVPERDVVTDSGKRLTLVNPAYMTRMVHGLMEQSSGAKGHITSLNPIRPGNAPRPWEAEALRSFEQGVRETYSVDQENGQPVFRYMHAMVTEKPCLKCHAKQGYREGDIRGGISVTLPLGGYMASLEKSTRETSHRYTMIFGAGALFILITMSVLVRHEVLRSKSMRDIRESEKKAWDSERRFKGIVEGAGDAIYITDMAGRILEANAEAEKQTGYSRDELLAMSARHLDTLFSTPLAVEGVLHDLSTCNKASFETVHLRKDGTDFPVDLRVVRLEFGEETVLIAIARDITERKLSDHKMESALREKEILLREIHHRVKNNLQIISSLLSLQEQRADNSPASDVLAESRGRIVAMAMIHEQLYISNDFSEIEIGSFLHRFLASIRSTYRSNSNIQIRIEACSATLMLDQAIPFSLILNELVTNAFKHAFPGGRSGSIEIITRLVDGDLACTVKDDGVGLPASFSLPETTTLGLQIVYLLVNQLRGEITVESSGGARFELRIPLKKR; encoded by the coding sequence ATGGGAATATTGTTCAGCGTTCTCTGGACATCATTCGTCTATTATTTATACAAGAACGCACTGGACTCAGACGAAAGAAACGTCAACGACAACGCCCTTATCGAAGCCCGCATCGCATACGAGAAGGACATCACCTACCGGCGTTGGGCGGCCCAACTGGGAGGTGTTTACGTCGAGATCACGGATTCGCTGCAACCCAACCCCTACCTCGACGTTCCTGAGCGCGACGTGGTCACCGATTCAGGAAAACGCCTGACCCTGGTCAATCCCGCCTACATGACGCGCATGGTGCACGGCCTGATGGAACAATCGAGCGGCGCCAAGGGGCACATAACAAGCCTCAATCCCATCCGCCCCGGCAACGCGCCCAGGCCATGGGAGGCCGAGGCGCTCAGGTCCTTCGAGCAAGGGGTTCGGGAAACCTACTCCGTCGACCAGGAAAACGGCCAGCCGGTTTTTCGATACATGCACGCAATGGTTACGGAAAAGCCCTGCCTGAAATGCCACGCCAAGCAAGGGTATCGCGAGGGGGACATCCGGGGAGGAATAAGCGTCACCCTGCCGCTGGGCGGCTACATGGCGTCCCTGGAGAAAAGCACTCGGGAGACCTCGCACCGCTACACCATGATTTTCGGGGCGGGCGCCCTGTTCATCCTCATCACGATGAGCGTCCTCGTCCGGCACGAGGTCCTTCGCAGCAAATCCATGCGCGACATCCGCGAATCGGAGAAGAAAGCCTGGGACAGCGAAAGGCGCTTCAAGGGCATCGTTGAGGGCGCGGGAGACGCCATATACATCACCGACATGGCCGGCCGCATCCTCGAGGCCAACGCCGAGGCCGAAAAACAGACCGGATATTCACGCGACGAACTGCTCGCCATGAGCGCCCGCCATCTGGATACGCTTTTCTCCACTCCCCTGGCCGTGGAGGGCGTCCTCCACGATCTCAGCACCTGCAACAAGGCCTCCTTCGAAACGGTTCACCTGCGCAAGGACGGGACGGACTTCCCCGTGGATCTGCGCGTGGTGCGCCTGGAATTCGGCGAGGAGACGGTGCTGATCGCCATCGCGCGCGACATAACCGAACGCAAGCTCTCCGACCACAAGATGGAATCGGCCCTGCGGGAAAAGGAAATCCTGCTGCGGGAGATCCACCACAGGGTCAAGAACAACCTGCAGATCATCTCCAGCCTGCTGTCCCTGCAAGAGCAGCGTGCGGACAACTCGCCCGCCTCGGACGTCCTCGCGGAGAGCAGGGGCCGCATTGTGGCCATGGCCATGATCCACGAGCAGCTCTACATATCGAACGACTTCTCCGAAATCGAGATCGGAAGTTTCCTGCACAGATTTCTGGCCAGCATACGGTCCACCTACAGGAGCAATTCCAACATCCAGATCAGGATCGAGGCCTGCTCCGCCACGTTGATGCTCGATCAGGCCATACCGTTCAGCCTCATCCTCAACGAACTGGTCACCAACGCCTTCAAGCACGCTTTTCCAGGAGGGCGCAGCGGATCGATCGAAATCATCACGCGCCTCGTCGACGGAGATCTGGCATGCACGGTCAAGGACGACGGAGTCGGCCTGCCCGCGAGCTTCTCCCTGCCGGAAACCACGACCCTTGGGTTGCAGATCGTGTATCTGCTGGTGAACCAGTTGCGCGGTGAAATAACGGTGGAGTCGTCCGGCGGGGCGCGTTTCGAACTGCGCATCCCGTTGAAGAAGAGATAG
- a CDS encoding HD domain-containing protein — translation MLTAHISWFEEHVRGFLTGDAEDDSHIELKKRHSLNVLAEARAITSALDIAPRLAEAAHLAALFHDAGRFPQYRDFKTFRDGLSTNHALLGVRSLRAGGVLAPLDPDLRVLVLGAVAMHNRRAVPGRLSAGLDTVTRIVRDSDKLDIVNIMLEHLRPGGKRSDVVVLHMADEPDRYSGEIVAQIRAGRIGDYSLMRYENDFKLLLLSWVFDLNFAPSRRAFLERGHVKELFGLLPSTPELTQLEDSIYDVLNR, via the coding sequence GTGCTTACAGCGCACATTTCCTGGTTCGAGGAGCACGTCCGAGGCTTTCTGACCGGCGACGCCGAGGACGATTCGCACATCGAACTCAAGAAACGCCATTCCCTCAACGTCCTGGCCGAGGCGCGCGCCATCACGTCCGCCCTGGACATCGCCCCGCGCCTGGCCGAGGCGGCGCACCTGGCGGCCCTGTTCCACGACGCCGGGCGCTTCCCGCAATACCGCGACTTCAAGACGTTCCGGGACGGCCTGTCCACCAACCACGCCCTGCTGGGCGTGCGGTCGCTCCGGGCTGGCGGGGTGCTTGCTCCGCTCGATCCGGACCTGCGCGTCCTGGTTCTGGGGGCGGTGGCCATGCACAACCGGCGCGCGGTTCCGGGCCGCCTCTCCGCCGGACTGGACACCGTCACGCGCATCGTGCGCGACAGCGACAAGCTGGACATCGTGAACATCATGCTCGAGCACCTGCGTCCCGGTGGCAAGCGCTCCGACGTGGTTGTGCTGCACATGGCCGACGAGCCCGACCGCTATTCCGGCGAGATCGTTGCGCAGATACGTGCCGGGCGCATCGGAGACTACTCGCTCATGCGCTACGAGAACGACTTCAAGCTGCTGCTTTTGAGCTGGGTGTTCGACCTCAATTTCGCGCCTTCGCGCCGGGCGTTTCTGGAAAGGGGACACGTGAAGGAGCTTTTCGGCCTGTTGCCCAGCACCCCGGAGTTGACGCAACTCGAAGACAGCATCTATGATGTCTTGAATCGGTAG
- a CDS encoding tetratricopeptide repeat protein, translated as MQEIGASSVRLDVVAIVTGVEEHSRRDRQCVKQLRAGMIQQFSSGSEAIDFLGAQDVDLVVLDSQLADMDGVKFLKLLRLNMNLKDTPVVMVTGDGQKDRVLEAIAAGVDGYVLRPYSVETFQRHMLRALKIDRLVEIEHAQLSEGKRLLAAGKYEDAIEAFEELVSEDNQAQKYYDMGCKYLVKLKYGQAIIAFKKAVKINELYAEAYKGLAEAYKGKGDLEGYKNYLQKAAETFAHFNRLEETKELFIEVLKYDAASPNPFNSLGVKLRKEGDLPGALHAYRQALELTPDDENIHFNMAKAQFFMGDNKGAQDALLKALWINSNFTEGLKLHLKLFGREFKPPKGAAMPGGPPSSGTLDSMQDI; from the coding sequence GTGCAGGAAATCGGCGCATCCTCGGTCAGGCTGGATGTCGTGGCCATCGTCACCGGAGTGGAGGAGCATTCCCGGCGTGACCGCCAGTGCGTCAAGCAACTCCGGGCGGGCATGATCCAGCAGTTCTCTTCCGGTTCGGAGGCCATTGATTTCCTGGGCGCGCAGGACGTGGATCTGGTGGTGCTCGACTCGCAGCTGGCCGACATGGACGGGGTGAAGTTCCTGAAGCTTCTGCGCCTGAACATGAATCTCAAAGATACGCCCGTGGTCATGGTCACGGGCGACGGCCAGAAGGACCGCGTGCTCGAGGCCATCGCCGCCGGAGTGGACGGCTACGTGCTGCGCCCCTATTCCGTGGAGACCTTCCAGCGCCACATGCTGCGTGCGCTCAAGATCGACAGGCTCGTGGAGATCGAACACGCCCAGTTGAGCGAAGGCAAGCGCTTGCTGGCGGCCGGAAAGTACGAGGACGCCATCGAGGCCTTCGAGGAGCTGGTCAGCGAGGACAACCAAGCCCAGAAATACTACGACATGGGCTGCAAGTATCTGGTGAAGCTCAAGTACGGACAGGCCATCATCGCCTTCAAGAAGGCCGTGAAGATAAACGAGCTCTACGCCGAGGCCTACAAGGGCCTGGCCGAGGCCTACAAGGGCAAGGGCGACCTGGAGGGCTACAAGAACTACCTCCAGAAGGCCGCCGAGACCTTCGCCCATTTCAACCGCCTGGAGGAGACCAAGGAACTCTTCATCGAGGTCCTCAAGTACGACGCCGCCAGCCCCAACCCCTTCAACTCGCTGGGCGTCAAGCTCAGGAAGGAGGGGGACCTGCCGGGCGCCCTGCACGCCTACCGCCAGGCCCTGGAGCTCACCCCGGACGACGAGAACATCCACTTCAACATGGCCAAGGCCCAGTTCTTCATGGGCGACAACAAGGGGGCGCAGGACGCCCTGCTCAAGGCCCTGTGGATCAATTCCAACTTCACCGAGGGGCTCAAGCTCCACCTGAAGCTGTTCGGGCGCGAGTTCAAGCCGCCCAAGGGCGCGGCCATGCCCGGCGGGCCGCCGTCCTCGGGGACGCTGGACAGCATGCAGGATATCTAG